In one Drosophila pseudoobscura strain MV-25-SWS-2005 chromosome X, UCI_Dpse_MV25, whole genome shotgun sequence genomic region, the following are encoded:
- the amrt gene encoding TM2 domain-containing protein CG11103 produces MQDRVVLYGILVSFLITNQTTDAIQARSDKEQPQTVVSGTAVQSVVPVQAQLGSSSSSGSSSSSSNSAFHPLGPNVMCSFLPRDFLECKDPIDHRDNITARIEKGYGCLRFGGSSYEAVEHTKVQCTVYSDIDCYGDRTFFREGVPCVRYTDHYFVTTLIYSMLLGFLGMDRFCLGQTGTAVGKLLTMGGVGVWWIIDVILLITNNLKPEDGSNWNPYV; encoded by the coding sequence ATGCAGGACAGAGTTGTTTTATACGGGATTTTGGTCTCGTTTCTAATAACAAATCAAACCACCGACGCCATACAGGCACGCAGCGACAAGGAACAGCCGCAAACGGTGGTCTCCGGCACGGCCGTGCAGTCAGTGGTCCCCGTACAGGCCCAACTTGGCTCTAGCTCCTCATCAGGATCGTCGTCCTCCAGCTCAAACTCTGCATTCCACCCATTGGGGCCGAATGTGATGTGCTCCTTTCTACCCCGTGACTTTCTCGAGTGCAAGGATCCCATAGATCATAGGGACAACATCACAGCCAGGATAGAGAAGGGCTATGGCTGCCTGCGCTTCGGCGGCTCCTCCTACGAAGCTGTGGAGCACACGAAGGTCCAGTGCACCGTCTACTCGGACATCGATTGCTACGGCGACCGCACCTTCTTCCGCGAGGGTGTGCCGTGTGTCCGCTACACGGATCACTATTTCGTCACCACGCTCATCTACAGCATGCTGCTGGGATTCCTTGGCATGGATCGCTTCTGCCTGGGACAGACAGGCACGGCTGTGGGCAAGCTGCTGACAATGGGCGGTGTGGGTGTCTGGTGGATCATTGATGTCATTTTGCTGATTACCAATAATCTGAAGCCGGAGGATGGCAGTAATTGGAATCCCTACGTGTAG